A single genomic interval of Struthio camelus isolate bStrCam1 chromosome 9, bStrCam1.hap1, whole genome shotgun sequence harbors:
- the FAM168B gene encoding myelin-associated neurite-outgrowth inhibitor has protein sequence MNPVYSPGSSGVPYANAKGIGYPAGFPMGYAAAAPAYSPNMYPGANPTFQAGYTPGTPYKVSCSPTSGAVPPYSSSPNPYQTAVYPVRSAYPQQNPYAQQGTYYTQPLYAAPPHVIHHTTVVQPNGMPATMYPAPIPPPRGNGVTMGMVAGTTMAMSAGTLLTTHSPTPVAPHPVTMPTYRAPGTPAYSYVPPQW, from the exons ATGAATCCTGTGTACAGCCCTGGTTCTTCTGGGGTTCCCTATGCAAATGCCAAAGGAATTGGTTATCCAG CTGGCTTCCCAATGGGCTATGCAGCGGCTGCTCCTGCCTATTCCCCTAATATGTACCCTGGAGCAAATCCTACCTTCCAAGCAG GTTATACACCAGGCACCCCATATAAAGTATCTTGTTCACCCACTAGCGGTGCGGTGCCACCATATTCTTCATCACCGAACCCCTATCAGACTGCTGTGTACCCAGTTCGAAGTGCCTATCCACAGCAGAATCCGTATGCACAG CAAGGCACTTATTACACACAGCCTTTATATGCAGCACCACCCCACGTAATTCATCACACCACAGTTGTGCAGCCGAATGGCATGCCAGCAACTATGTATCCTGCTCCAATTCCGCCACCAAGAGGAAATGGTGTGACTATGGGGATGGTGGCTGGGACTACTATGGCAATGTCAGCAG GTACTTTGTTGACGACTCATTCCCCAACTCCAGTAGCCCCTCATCCAGTTACTATGCCCACGTATCGGGCTCCAGGAACACCAGCCTATAGTTATGTGCCCCCACAGTGGTGA